A single window of Periplaneta americana isolate PAMFEO1 chromosome 14, P.americana_PAMFEO1_priV1, whole genome shotgun sequence DNA harbors:
- the Set8 gene encoding histone-lysine N-methyltransferase set-1 isoform X3 has protein sequence MVRGRRKCAKGRIKPITDVEDVSCDAPKKKDSKLSKEFQGKLSHASPQISTPPITKYFPPLEPAPDIVEKSNENVPEELQPSTERASPRRSCNEPTESNNKTSCEEKFLQQTVGRSPHKIQLCEDITPLSPSSALSQLRISLSPKRATKSRRRLNPSQTVNQQATPKKTVPKPSCCNTTSTVPVPKVTGNHKLTEYFPVRRSVRKTKRTVLEERQRDLEEAIVSQREDGLEVVHNFEGKGRGVVTTRQFSKGEFVVEYAGELIDICEAKEREKNYAQDQNTGCYMYYFKYRNTQYCVDATAESGRLGRLVNHSRSGNLVTKTVCILNKPHLVLIAKEDIMAGEEVVYDYGDRSRESLRYHPWLAS, from the exons ATGGTGCGAG GGCGAAGAAAATGTGCAAAAGGTCGGATTAAGCCTATAACTGATGTCGAAGACGTGTCGTGCGACGCCCCCAAGAAAAAAGATTCTAAACTTTCAAAAGAATTTCAGGGTAAACTTTCCCACGCAAGTCCTCAGATATCAACTCCGCCAATCACAAAGTATTTCCCGCCTCTGGAACCTGCACCAGATATCGTGgaaaaatcaaatgaaaatgtCCCCGAAGAACTACAGCCATCTACGGAAAGAGCTTCACCAAGAAGATCATGTAATGAGCCAACAGAGTCTAACAACAAAACAA GTTGTGAGGAAAAATTCTTGCAGCAAACAGTGGGACGGAGCCCCCACAAAATTCAGTTGTGTGAAGATATCACACCTCTCTCTCCTTCCAGTGCTCTCTCTCAACTTCGAATCTCTCTGTCACCTAAAAGGGCAACAAAATCACGACGAAG GCTGAACCCCAGCCAGACTGTGAACCAACAAGCAACACCAAAGAAGACTGTTCCCAAGCCGAGCTGCTGCAACACTACATCCACTGTGCCAGTTCCTAAAGTCACAGGCAACCACAAGCTAACAGAATACTTCCCAGTGCGACGGAGTGTACGGAAGACGAAGAGAACTGTGCTGGAGGAAAGGCAGCGTGATCTGGAGGAAGCCATCGTGTCTCAAAGGGAGGACGGACTCGAGGTT GTGCACAACTTCGAAGGAAAGGGACGTGGTGTTGTCACAACACGGCAGTTCTCAAAGGGTGAATTCGTGGTGGAGTATGCAGGGGAGCTGATCGACATCTGTGAGGCCAAGGAGCGAGAGAAGAACTATGCACAAGACCAGAACACGGGCTGCTACATGTACTACTTCAAGTACAGGAACACCCAGTACTG TGTGGACGCAACCGCAGAGTCTGGCCGCCTGGGCCGGTTGGTGAACCACAGCAGGAGTGGGAATCTCGTTACAAAGACAGTGTGCATCCTGAACAAGCCACACCTAGTGCTCATTGCAAAGGAGGACATCATGGCGGGCGAGGAAGTGGTGTACGACTACGGCGATCGCAGCAGAGAGTCGCTGCGCTATCACCCTTGGCTTGCCTCGTAA
- the Set8 gene encoding histone-lysine N-methyltransferase Set8 isoform X4 produces MVRGRRKCAKGRIKPITDVEDVSCDAPKKKDSKLSKEFQGKLSHASPQISTPPITKYFPPLEPAPDIVEKSNENVPEELQPSTERASPRRSCNEPTESNNKTSCEEKFLQQTVGRSPHKIQLCEDITPLSPSSALSQLRISLSPKRATKSRRRLNPSQTVNQQATPKKTVPKPSCCNTTSTVPVPKVTGNHKLTEYFPVRRSVRKTKRTVLEERQRDLEEAIVSQREDGLEVHNFEGKGRGVVTTRQFSKGEFVVEYAGELIDICEAKEREKNYAQDQNTGCYMYYFKYRNTQYCVDATAESGRLGRLVNHSRSGNLVTKTVCILNKPHLVLIAKEDIMAGEEVVYDYGDRSRESLRYHPWLAS; encoded by the exons ATGGTGCGAG GGCGAAGAAAATGTGCAAAAGGTCGGATTAAGCCTATAACTGATGTCGAAGACGTGTCGTGCGACGCCCCCAAGAAAAAAGATTCTAAACTTTCAAAAGAATTTCAGGGTAAACTTTCCCACGCAAGTCCTCAGATATCAACTCCGCCAATCACAAAGTATTTCCCGCCTCTGGAACCTGCACCAGATATCGTGgaaaaatcaaatgaaaatgtCCCCGAAGAACTACAGCCATCTACGGAAAGAGCTTCACCAAGAAGATCATGTAATGAGCCAACAGAGTCTAACAACAAAACAA GTTGTGAGGAAAAATTCTTGCAGCAAACAGTGGGACGGAGCCCCCACAAAATTCAGTTGTGTGAAGATATCACACCTCTCTCTCCTTCCAGTGCTCTCTCTCAACTTCGAATCTCTCTGTCACCTAAAAGGGCAACAAAATCACGACGAAG GCTGAACCCCAGCCAGACTGTGAACCAACAAGCAACACCAAAGAAGACTGTTCCCAAGCCGAGCTGCTGCAACACTACATCCACTGTGCCAGTTCCTAAAGTCACAGGCAACCACAAGCTAACAGAATACTTCCCAGTGCGACGGAGTGTACGGAAGACGAAGAGAACTGTGCTGGAGGAAAGGCAGCGTGATCTGGAGGAAGCCATCGTGTCTCAAAGGGAGGACGGACTCGAG GTGCACAACTTCGAAGGAAAGGGACGTGGTGTTGTCACAACACGGCAGTTCTCAAAGGGTGAATTCGTGGTGGAGTATGCAGGGGAGCTGATCGACATCTGTGAGGCCAAGGAGCGAGAGAAGAACTATGCACAAGACCAGAACACGGGCTGCTACATGTACTACTTCAAGTACAGGAACACCCAGTACTG TGTGGACGCAACCGCAGAGTCTGGCCGCCTGGGCCGGTTGGTGAACCACAGCAGGAGTGGGAATCTCGTTACAAAGACAGTGTGCATCCTGAACAAGCCACACCTAGTGCTCATTGCAAAGGAGGACATCATGGCGGGCGAGGAAGTGGTGTACGACTACGGCGATCGCAGCAGAGAGTCGCTGCGCTATCACCCTTGGCTTGCCTCGTAA
- the Set8 gene encoding histone-lysine N-methyltransferase Set8 isoform X1 produces MVRGRRKCAKGRIKPITDVEDVSCDAPKKKDSKLSKEFQGKLSHASPQISTPPITKYFPPLEPAPDIVEKSNENVPEELQPSTERASPRRSCNEPTESNNKTSCEEKFLQQTVGRSPHKIQLCEDITPLSPSSALSQLRISLSPKRATKSRRRLNPSQTVNQQATPKKTVPKPSCCNTTSTVPVPKVTGNHKLTEYFPVRRSVRKTKRTVLEERQRDLEEAIVSQREDGLEVVHNFEGKGRGVVTTRQFSKGEFVVEYAGELIDICEAKEREKNYAQDQNTGCYMYYFKYRNTQYWTRHTPSGFSPTAVKNSEETKDQRGIQPKPERSSGSAAQRVCRLSYINGSTKSIQYIANQIIKFTNANDHSSVELYV; encoded by the exons ATGGTGCGAG GGCGAAGAAAATGTGCAAAAGGTCGGATTAAGCCTATAACTGATGTCGAAGACGTGTCGTGCGACGCCCCCAAGAAAAAAGATTCTAAACTTTCAAAAGAATTTCAGGGTAAACTTTCCCACGCAAGTCCTCAGATATCAACTCCGCCAATCACAAAGTATTTCCCGCCTCTGGAACCTGCACCAGATATCGTGgaaaaatcaaatgaaaatgtCCCCGAAGAACTACAGCCATCTACGGAAAGAGCTTCACCAAGAAGATCATGTAATGAGCCAACAGAGTCTAACAACAAAACAA GTTGTGAGGAAAAATTCTTGCAGCAAACAGTGGGACGGAGCCCCCACAAAATTCAGTTGTGTGAAGATATCACACCTCTCTCTCCTTCCAGTGCTCTCTCTCAACTTCGAATCTCTCTGTCACCTAAAAGGGCAACAAAATCACGACGAAG GCTGAACCCCAGCCAGACTGTGAACCAACAAGCAACACCAAAGAAGACTGTTCCCAAGCCGAGCTGCTGCAACACTACATCCACTGTGCCAGTTCCTAAAGTCACAGGCAACCACAAGCTAACAGAATACTTCCCAGTGCGACGGAGTGTACGGAAGACGAAGAGAACTGTGCTGGAGGAAAGGCAGCGTGATCTGGAGGAAGCCATCGTGTCTCAAAGGGAGGACGGACTCGAGGTT GTGCACAACTTCGAAGGAAAGGGACGTGGTGTTGTCACAACACGGCAGTTCTCAAAGGGTGAATTCGTGGTGGAGTATGCAGGGGAGCTGATCGACATCTGTGAGGCCAAGGAGCGAGAGAAGAACTATGCACAAGACCAGAACACGGGCTGCTACATGTACTACTTCAAGTACAGGAACACCCAGTACTG gactcgccatacaccatccggcttcagtcccacggctgtgaaaaactcggaagaaaccaaagaccaaagggggatccaacccaagcccgaacgcagctccggatcagcagcccagcgagtctgccgactgagctacatcaatggctctactaaaagtatacaatacatagccaatcagattattaaatttacaaacgcaaacgatcattcatcagttgagctatatgtataa
- the Set8 gene encoding histone-lysine N-methyltransferase Set8 isoform X5, with amino-acid sequence MVRGRRKCAKGRIKPITDVEDVSCDAPKKKDSKLSKEFQGKLSHASPQISTPPITKYFPPLEPAPDIVEKSNENVPEELQPSTERASPRRSCNEPTESNNKTSCEEKFLQQTVGRSPHKIQLCEDITPLSPSSALSQLRISLSPKRATKSRRRLNPSQTVNQQATPKKTVPKPSCCNTTSTVPVPKVTGNHKLTEYFPVRRSVRKTKRTVLEERQRDLEEAIVSQREDGLEVVHNFEGKGRGVVTTRQFSKGEFVVEYAGELIDICEAKEREKNYAQDQNTGCYMYYFKYRNTQYCQLSEDRSQPHK; translated from the exons ATGGTGCGAG GGCGAAGAAAATGTGCAAAAGGTCGGATTAAGCCTATAACTGATGTCGAAGACGTGTCGTGCGACGCCCCCAAGAAAAAAGATTCTAAACTTTCAAAAGAATTTCAGGGTAAACTTTCCCACGCAAGTCCTCAGATATCAACTCCGCCAATCACAAAGTATTTCCCGCCTCTGGAACCTGCACCAGATATCGTGgaaaaatcaaatgaaaatgtCCCCGAAGAACTACAGCCATCTACGGAAAGAGCTTCACCAAGAAGATCATGTAATGAGCCAACAGAGTCTAACAACAAAACAA GTTGTGAGGAAAAATTCTTGCAGCAAACAGTGGGACGGAGCCCCCACAAAATTCAGTTGTGTGAAGATATCACACCTCTCTCTCCTTCCAGTGCTCTCTCTCAACTTCGAATCTCTCTGTCACCTAAAAGGGCAACAAAATCACGACGAAG GCTGAACCCCAGCCAGACTGTGAACCAACAAGCAACACCAAAGAAGACTGTTCCCAAGCCGAGCTGCTGCAACACTACATCCACTGTGCCAGTTCCTAAAGTCACAGGCAACCACAAGCTAACAGAATACTTCCCAGTGCGACGGAGTGTACGGAAGACGAAGAGAACTGTGCTGGAGGAAAGGCAGCGTGATCTGGAGGAAGCCATCGTGTCTCAAAGGGAGGACGGACTCGAGGTT GTGCACAACTTCGAAGGAAAGGGACGTGGTGTTGTCACAACACGGCAGTTCTCAAAGGGTGAATTCGTGGTGGAGTATGCAGGGGAGCTGATCGACATCTGTGAGGCCAAGGAGCGAGAGAAGAACTATGCACAAGACCAGAACACGGGCTGCTACATGTACTACTTCAAGTACAGGAACACCCAGTACTG tcaactgtccgaagacaggtctcagccccacaagtga
- the Set8 gene encoding histone-lysine N-methyltransferase Set8 isoform X2: MVRGRRKCAKGRIKPITDVEDVSCDAPKKKDSKLSKEFQGKLSHASPQISTPPITKYFPPLEPAPDIVEKSNENVPEELQPSTERASPRRSCNEPTESNNKTSCEEKFLQQTVGRSPHKIQLCEDITPLSPSSALSQLRISLSPKRATKSRRRLNPSQTVNQQATPKKTVPKPSCCNTTSTVPVPKVTGNHKLTEYFPVRRSVRKTKRTVLEERQRDLEEAIVSQREDGLEVHNFEGKGRGVVTTRQFSKGEFVVEYAGELIDICEAKEREKNYAQDQNTGCYMYYFKYRNTQYWTRHTPSGFSPTAVKNSEETKDQRGIQPKPERSSGSAAQRVCRLSYINGSTKSIQYIANQIIKFTNANDHSSVELYV; encoded by the exons ATGGTGCGAG GGCGAAGAAAATGTGCAAAAGGTCGGATTAAGCCTATAACTGATGTCGAAGACGTGTCGTGCGACGCCCCCAAGAAAAAAGATTCTAAACTTTCAAAAGAATTTCAGGGTAAACTTTCCCACGCAAGTCCTCAGATATCAACTCCGCCAATCACAAAGTATTTCCCGCCTCTGGAACCTGCACCAGATATCGTGgaaaaatcaaatgaaaatgtCCCCGAAGAACTACAGCCATCTACGGAAAGAGCTTCACCAAGAAGATCATGTAATGAGCCAACAGAGTCTAACAACAAAACAA GTTGTGAGGAAAAATTCTTGCAGCAAACAGTGGGACGGAGCCCCCACAAAATTCAGTTGTGTGAAGATATCACACCTCTCTCTCCTTCCAGTGCTCTCTCTCAACTTCGAATCTCTCTGTCACCTAAAAGGGCAACAAAATCACGACGAAG GCTGAACCCCAGCCAGACTGTGAACCAACAAGCAACACCAAAGAAGACTGTTCCCAAGCCGAGCTGCTGCAACACTACATCCACTGTGCCAGTTCCTAAAGTCACAGGCAACCACAAGCTAACAGAATACTTCCCAGTGCGACGGAGTGTACGGAAGACGAAGAGAACTGTGCTGGAGGAAAGGCAGCGTGATCTGGAGGAAGCCATCGTGTCTCAAAGGGAGGACGGACTCGAG GTGCACAACTTCGAAGGAAAGGGACGTGGTGTTGTCACAACACGGCAGTTCTCAAAGGGTGAATTCGTGGTGGAGTATGCAGGGGAGCTGATCGACATCTGTGAGGCCAAGGAGCGAGAGAAGAACTATGCACAAGACCAGAACACGGGCTGCTACATGTACTACTTCAAGTACAGGAACACCCAGTACTG gactcgccatacaccatccggcttcagtcccacggctgtgaaaaactcggaagaaaccaaagaccaaagggggatccaacccaagcccgaacgcagctccggatcagcagcccagcgagtctgccgactgagctacatcaatggctctactaaaagtatacaatacatagccaatcagattattaaatttacaaacgcaaacgatcattcatcagttgagctatatgtataa